A DNA window from Pungitius pungitius chromosome 1, fPunPun2.1, whole genome shotgun sequence contains the following coding sequences:
- the LOC119222212 gene encoding uncharacterized protein LOC119222212 isoform X2, with product MTACTRAWGSGKVTRPPRCRHPPPPTTNSTPASVRASQSPPTQANGARCGAVNGGRGNGTGTGPMAGGGNGVNRSPVSSVNSLATQDPTAAEYASIRKFRKEAVFMGNGEQYIWKPPEEDDIITLHPPPLRADSLQGHPSPPTAKEIADTYSIVCKAQKKKPPVESNGSKTLPRSFGGGSRGRGRGVQQGQARSQEEPGYEPVVDRSWPAESDPAYATIDAHRKREPAGASNGTAGGSATLKRKKQPALQQPPAPPARGPPGGENFYESIGDVKQGASSSSTTTIFTFNDGMEMYVTGL from the exons ATGACGGCTTGTACGAGAGCGTGGGGGTCCGGGAAGGTGACGCGGCCCCCAAGGTgccgtcacccccccccgcccacgaCAAACAGCACGCCGGCGTCGGTCCGAGCctcccagagcccccccacccaggcCAACGGAGCGCGCTGTGGGGCGGTGAAC GGCGGCAGAGGGAACGGCACCGGCACCGGGCCGATGGCGGGAGGAGGCAACGGGGTCAACAGGTCCCCCGTGTCCTCTGTCAACTCGCTCGCCACCCAAGATCCCACCGCCGCCGAGTACGCTTCCATACGCAAGTTCAGAAAG gagGCCGTGTTCATGGGCAACGGGGAGCAGTACATCTGGAAGCCTCCGGAggaagatgacatcatcaccttGCACCCGCCCCCACTGCGCGCAGACAGCCTGCAGGGGcacccgtccccccccaccGCAAAAGAG ATCGCAGACACCTACTCCATCGTGTGCAAAGCCCAGAAGAAGAAACCCCCCGTGGAAAGCAACGGCTCCAAGACCCTCCCGCGCTCCTTCGGCGGAGGCTCCCGGGGCCGGGGCCGGGGCGTCCAGCAGGGCCAGGCGCGTTCCCAGGAGGAGCCCGGCTACGAGCCGGTGGTCGACCGGTCCTGGCCCGCCGAGTCCGACCCGGCGTACGCCACCATCGACGCCCACCGGAAGCGGGAGCCGGCGGGAGCCAGCAACGGCACGGCGGGGGGTTCCGCCACCCTCAAGAGGAAGAAGCAGCCCGCTCTGCAGCAGCCACCGGCGCCGCCCGCCAGAGGGCCCCCCGGCGGGGAAAACTTCTACGAGAGCATCGGCGATGTGAAGCAAGgggccagcagctccagcaccaccaccatcttCACCTTCAATGACGGGATGGAGATGTACGTCACCGGCCTGTAG
- the LOC119222212 gene encoding splicing factor, arginine/serine-rich 19 isoform X1: protein MTACTRAWGSGKVTRPPRCRHPPPPTTNSTPASVRASQSPPTQANGARCGAVNGGRGNGTGTGPMAGGGNGVNRSPVSSVNSLATQDPTAAEYASIRKFRKVDKANRKENAGADGQSDGQSSVSDSPSAAAPPPPPPPPPPLQRGQDVPRKGPETFHLHSFPKEAVFMGNGEQYIWKPPEEDDIITLHPPPLRADSLQGHPSPPTAKEIADTYSIVCKAQKKKPPVESNGSKTLPRSFGGGSRGRGRGVQQGQARSQEEPGYEPVVDRSWPAESDPAYATIDAHRKREPAGASNGTAGGSATLKRKKQPALQQPPAPPARGPPGGENFYESIGDVKQGASSSSTTTIFTFNDGMEMYVTGL, encoded by the exons ATGACGGCTTGTACGAGAGCGTGGGGGTCCGGGAAGGTGACGCGGCCCCCAAGGTgccgtcacccccccccgcccacgaCAAACAGCACGCCGGCGTCGGTCCGAGCctcccagagcccccccacccaggcCAACGGAGCGCGCTGTGGGGCGGTGAAC GGCGGCAGAGGGAACGGCACCGGCACCGGGCCGATGGCGGGAGGAGGCAACGGGGTCAACAGGTCCCCCGTGTCCTCTGTCAACTCGCTCGCCACCCAAGATCCCACCGCCGCCGAGTACGCTTCCATACGCAAGTTCAGAAAG GTGGACAAGGCGAACCGGAAGGAGAACGCCGGGGCCGACGGTCAGTCCGACGGCCAGTCGAGTGTGAGCGACTCGCCCTCCGcggcggccccccctcccccgcccccgccgccgccgccgctgcagcgCGGCCAGGACGTTCCTCGCAAAGGGCCGGAGACGTTTCACCTGCACTCCTTTCCCAAG gagGCCGTGTTCATGGGCAACGGGGAGCAGTACATCTGGAAGCCTCCGGAggaagatgacatcatcaccttGCACCCGCCCCCACTGCGCGCAGACAGCCTGCAGGGGcacccgtccccccccaccGCAAAAGAG ATCGCAGACACCTACTCCATCGTGTGCAAAGCCCAGAAGAAGAAACCCCCCGTGGAAAGCAACGGCTCCAAGACCCTCCCGCGCTCCTTCGGCGGAGGCTCCCGGGGCCGGGGCCGGGGCGTCCAGCAGGGCCAGGCGCGTTCCCAGGAGGAGCCCGGCTACGAGCCGGTGGTCGACCGGTCCTGGCCCGCCGAGTCCGACCCGGCGTACGCCACCATCGACGCCCACCGGAAGCGGGAGCCGGCGGGAGCCAGCAACGGCACGGCGGGGGGTTCCGCCACCCTCAAGAGGAAGAAGCAGCCCGCTCTGCAGCAGCCACCGGCGCCGCCCGCCAGAGGGCCCCCCGGCGGGGAAAACTTCTACGAGAGCATCGGCGATGTGAAGCAAGgggccagcagctccagcaccaccaccatcttCACCTTCAATGACGGGATGGAGATGTACGTCACCGGCCTGTAG